DNA from Sulfurimonas gotlandica GD1:
GAACTAAACTTTAATGACATGATGAATCTTTTTTCAAAATCAATTAGAGATGGTTACAGAGGAAAGCTTTTAGAAATAAAATACCTATTTGGTCTAAACAGAGGCAATATTGAACCAACACCTATATTAGAAGAGCTAGATGCAGATTTAGATAAATACAACTCAAACCAACTAACTCGTTTTGACAAGCAACTAAATTATCAAGACTATTTAAACCTTAGTCTAAATGGAAAATTTGTCTATTTTGGAAGTGGGCATAAGCATGACAGACATCATAAAGAGATTATTGCATATGCTAGAAATATCGCCGCACAAGCTGTTAAACTTGGTAAAGAAATTTATTTTACTCATGACAACAATTATGCAGCAAGTGAATGTGTAGATGTGGCATATTTCTTAGCTCCGCTGGCAGTTGGGAAGATAAAAGAAAAACGTATCAATGCATTTAAAAATGCTTTTAGAACTAATCCACCTACTATCCAAAAACTACAATAGTTTAAAGTTTCTTAGCCCATCTAGCGAAAAATCTAGCCGGGCTGAGTTTTTCACTGATCTTTTTACCACTAAGAATATGCTCGCTCAAAATCTTTGCCAAGTATGGCGCTAATACAAAACCATAACCGCCATTTCCATTTATCATATAAAGATTTGGATAGTATGTGTATTCCTCAAAATCAGGTTTTTTAGTTTTAAATCTAATACCTTTAGAAACAAGTGTCTCTTCTGATAAGACAAGAGCTCCTATAAGTGGCATATAATCAAATGAGCCCGAACGCAATCCTGTAAAATCTCTAAGAACCTCAACATCTTTCAAACTTATCGTTCTGCTTGCTTTTTCCAACAACTCTGCCCGCCCTGCTTCTACATCGTAAGGCTTAGTCGCTGTTTGTGGATGATAGTGAACATTATGAGTAGCTCCGATTGCAAGTTCACCATCATTGCTTGGAGAGATAGATACATTTTGATGGATGCTGTATGGATTTGAAGTTGATGTCTTTATATCAATACGATGACCCCAGACACCGCGAAGATTTATATATTGCTCTTTTACAACACTCTCATAAGCACCGGTAGCCAAAAGAACACTCTTAGCACTGTAAGAGTCATTTATAATCCACAGTCCATCATCATAGACAAGGGTCTCTACTTTTTGCTCTACATACTTAGCACTCTTGCTCATGGCTCTACACATAGCCTGAGCATTTACTACTCCTGCATCTATACATATATGTTCGTAAGCGTTTGCGTGCTCTGTAAGACTCTCTAGGTACTCTAAAGATGGCTCTCTTAACTTGAGTGGTGTGTTTTGCTTATACTCTTTTAATATTTCTGATGACTCTTCATCTTTGGCAATATGCAGGAGCTCTGTTTTTGTAAATAATTTGGGGAAGTTTTTCTCATAAAACTCCATACTGTAAACAAATGCATCGTGAAGCAGTTCTTTTAATTCTCCGCCTTTTGAAAACTTAGGAGCTATGAATGCACCAGCCGCACCACTTCCACCACTTGCAATTCCATCCATATCAAAGATGATTACTCTCTTGCCTGCCTCGGCAAATTCATGAGCTACACT
Protein-coding regions in this window:
- a CDS encoding NAD(P)/FAD-dependent oxidoreductase, encoding MYDLAIIGAGINGASVAHEFAEAGKRVIIFDMDGIASGGSGAAGAFIAPKFSKGGELKELLHDAFVYSMEFYEKNFPKLFTKTELLHIAKDEESSEILKEYKQNTPLKLREPSLEYLESLTEHANAYEHICIDAGVVNAQAMCRAMSKSAKYVEQKVETLVYDDGLWIINDSYSAKSVLLATGAYESVVKEQYINLRGVWGHRIDIKTSTSNPYSIHQNVSISPSNDGELAIGATHNVHYHPQTATKPYDVEAGRAELLEKASRTISLKDVEVLRDFTGLRSGSFDYMPLIGALVLSEETLVSKGIRFKTKKPDFEEYTYYPNLYMINGNGGYGFVLAPYLAKILSEHILSGKKISEKLSPARFFARWAKKL